A window from bacterium encodes these proteins:
- a CDS encoding sugar ABC transporter permease — MPPEEASGLPSTLTARPTAARTRRRRPRGQAYLFLLPSLVFLATFTYYPILSSLELSLYRASATVAHPTFIGVGNYVALASDPVFRQVLNNSVQFLVGTVPVTIALALALALLLNRAHVLTGSFRTAFFYPTLLPLVGAAAIWLFVYTPGYGLMDVYLHRILGGEVNWLGSPRLALPAVMILTIWKNAGYYMLFYLAGLQTIPIELYEAGRIEGASWWQQFRAITWPLLGPTTLFVLIIASINAFQSVDQIFLMTGGGPDNRTNLLLYYVYQVAFQFFDLGKAATLTVFLLAVLMAIAALSFGVLERRIHYEV, encoded by the coding sequence ATGCCGCCCGAGGAGGCGTCCGGCCTCCCCAGCACGTTGACCGCACGTCCGACCGCCGCCCGCACCCGGCGGCGCCGCCCGCGGGGGCAGGCTTACCTCTTTCTCCTGCCGTCCCTCGTCTTTCTCGCGACCTTTACGTATTACCCGATCCTCTCCTCGCTGGAGCTCAGCCTTTACCGGGCAAGCGCGACGGTGGCGCACCCCACGTTCATCGGGGTGGGGAACTACGTGGCGCTGGCGTCGGACCCGGTCTTCCGCCAGGTGCTCAACAACAGCGTCCAGTTCCTGGTCGGCACCGTCCCCGTGACGATCGCCCTCGCCCTCGCGCTGGCCCTGCTGCTCAACCGGGCGCACGTCCTCACCGGGTCGTTTCGGACGGCGTTCTTCTACCCGACGCTCCTCCCGCTCGTGGGCGCCGCCGCGATCTGGCTCTTCGTCTACACCCCCGGGTACGGGCTGATGGATGTCTACCTGCACCGGATCCTGGGGGGCGAGGTGAACTGGCTGGGCAGCCCCCGGCTCGCGCTGCCCGCGGTGATGATCCTGACGATCTGGAAGAACGCGGGGTACTACATGCTCTTCTACCTCGCCGGGCTGCAGACGATTCCGATCGAGCTGTACGAGGCCGGCCGCATCGAAGGCGCCTCGTGGTGGCAGCAGTTTCGCGCGATCACCTGGCCGCTGTTGGGGCCGACCACGCTGTTCGTGCTGATCATCGCCAGCATCAACGCCTTCCAGTCGGTCGATCAAATCTTCCTGATGACGGGAGGAGGGCCGGACAACCGCACCAACCTCCTTCTCTACTACGTCTACCAGGTCGCCTTCCAGTTCTTCGACCTCGGGAAGGCGGCGACGCTGACGGTGTTTCTCCTGGCGGTCCTGATGGCGATCGCCGCGCTCAGCTTCGGCGTGCTCGAGCGGCGCATCCACTAC
- a CDS encoding ABC transporter substrate-binding protein, whose amino-acid sequence MLKRQRLGALGLALVVAVALVPLRVGAQAPVSLKFYYPVGVSGPLNKLMTEMVNDFNSGHPGIRVEPVFAGNYVETMAKAMTAVLGGAPPDVAVLDTPELFSLLDRNAIMPLDDLIAQSGGKGWLDDFYQTLLLNERANGHVYSIPWQRSTPIFYYNRDMFRKAGLDPNRAPKNWTELVEYAQKLTIRDSSGNVTQWGVEAPVVDTSPWVIQGFFIEAGANYFDPNGKWVKFNSPQVARALQFILDLQNKYKVHPPGPSSAAFWGQVPQDFIQQKVAMIYTTTGNMTFIRSNAKFDWNAGFMPADKRYGAPTGGGSLYVFNKIPADHQAAAWTFIRWMTDPQQAARWTIGTGYVPIRKTELSASSFKDYMTQVPQALTATLQLRVAGEQMTIHDVDQIGLLLVTAVQAAQSGRLTPQAALDQAQRDATALLAKYQ is encoded by the coding sequence ATGCTGAAACGACAGCGCCTTGGGGCGCTGGGGCTCGCGCTTGTGGTTGCCGTGGCCCTGGTGCCTCTGCGGGTAGGGGCCCAGGCGCCGGTCAGCTTGAAGTTCTACTATCCCGTTGGCGTCTCCGGACCGCTCAACAAGCTCATGACGGAGATGGTCAATGACTTCAACAGCGGCCACCCGGGAATACGCGTCGAACCCGTGTTCGCGGGCAACTACGTCGAGACGATGGCCAAAGCGATGACCGCGGTCCTGGGGGGAGCCCCCCCGGATGTGGCCGTTCTGGACACCCCCGAACTGTTCTCGCTGCTGGACCGAAACGCCATTATGCCGCTTGATGACCTGATCGCGCAGAGCGGAGGGAAGGGCTGGCTGGACGACTTCTACCAGACCCTGCTGCTCAACGAGCGCGCGAACGGACACGTTTACAGCATCCCCTGGCAGCGGAGCACGCCGATCTTCTACTACAACAGGGACATGTTCCGCAAGGCTGGGTTGGACCCCAACCGGGCGCCCAAGAACTGGACCGAGCTCGTGGAATACGCGCAGAAGCTGACGATCCGCGACTCGAGCGGCAACGTCACCCAGTGGGGCGTCGAGGCCCCCGTCGTGGATACCTCGCCGTGGGTGATCCAGGGCTTCTTCATCGAGGCGGGCGCCAACTATTTCGACCCGAACGGCAAGTGGGTGAAGTTTAACTCGCCGCAGGTCGCCCGGGCCCTCCAGTTCATCCTGGACCTCCAGAACAAGTACAAGGTGCACCCCCCGGGGCCATCCAGCGCGGCGTTCTGGGGCCAGGTGCCGCAGGACTTCATCCAGCAGAAGGTGGCGATGATCTACACCACCACCGGAAACATGACGTTCATCCGCTCGAACGCGAAGTTTGACTGGAACGCCGGCTTCATGCCCGCGGACAAACGGTACGGCGCGCCGACCGGGGGGGGAAGCCTGTACGTCTTCAACAAGATCCCGGCGGACCATCAGGCCGCGGCCTGGACGTTCATCCGCTGGATGACCGACCCGCAGCAGGCGGCGCGGTGGACCATCGGCACCGGGTACGTGCCGATCCGGAAGACCGAGTTGTCGGCGTCCAGCTTCAAGGACTACATGACTCAGGTCCCCCAGGCGCTGACGGCAACCCTGCAGCTGCGGGTGGCCGGAGAGCAGATGACGATCCACGACGTCGACCAGATCGGCCTGCTCCTCGTGACGGCGGTCCAGGCCGCGCAATCGGGGCGGTTGACCCCCCAGGCCGCACTCGACCAGGCGCAGCGCGACGCGACCGCGCTCCTGGCCAAATACCAGTAA